In Tachyglossus aculeatus isolate mTacAcu1 chromosome 10, mTacAcu1.pri, whole genome shotgun sequence, the following proteins share a genomic window:
- the PRPF40B gene encoding pre-mRNA-processing factor 40 homolog B translates to MMPPPFMPPPPGIPPPFPPMALPPLPQRPPAVPPGMMPPMIPPLGGPPPLAQMPGLGPPMIPGMLVPPGPTGPAPVPVPAVTAPGVDTAGSVGAGAGALGAPPKPPWSERLPPDGRVYYYGVDSERGPWDVPGARQTKAELLAQGPWREFHSDTGRPYYYNTQSRESRWARPPDLDQLEALIQQEEAVGKQPQPPAQPEPSPNTAPSPTVSPEPPVHPEPAQPDACEPPDQAEPPDDGAQPPEEASSSDSGPRDDEEPHPEPERPGASWNCKEKAKQAFKELLRDKGVGSTASWEQAMKMVVTDPRYSALPKLSEKKQTFNAYKAQREKEEKEEARLRAKEAKETLQRFLERHSRMTSGTRYRRAEQTFGDLEVWAVVPERDRKEIYDDVLFFLAKKEKEQAKQLRRRNIQALKRILDGMSSVSFDTTWAEAQQHLLEDPRFTQDRDLQNMDKEDALICFEEHIRLLEKEEEEERERVRLRERRQQRKNREDFQTFLDELHETGQLHSMSTWMELYPAVSTDVRFANMLGQPGSTPLDLFKFYVEDLKARFHDEKKIIKDVLRDRGFGVEVSTTFEDFAHVISFDKRAATLDAGNIKLTFNSLLEKAETREREREKEAARRLRRREAAFRGMLRQAAPPLEPGTSWDQVRERFVCDFAFEQITLESERIRLFREFLQVLESECLPIPKGRKHSRKAKKHHHKRPPHSPSGSESEEDDLPPPPPKRRKRNPSESGSEPSSSPESAESGGAGPGPRGLPFSRIPPGADHSSRKSKKQKKKSKKKRHKSNSPESEAEREPEQEEREREARRGEPQPRSPARRGVKKEKTGWDTSESELSEGELERRRRTLLQQLDDQP, encoded by the exons ATGATGCCTCCGCCCTTC atGCCGCCGCCTCCCGGGATCCCCCCGCCCTTCCCTCCGATGGCGCTGCCCCCGCTGCCCCAGAGGCCGCCTGCCGTGCCCCCGGGCATGATGCCGCCCATGATCCCGCCTCTGGGAGGACCACCCCCTCTGGCTCAG ATGCCGGGGCTGGGGCCTCCCATGATCCCGGGAATGCTGGTGCCCCCAGGGCCCACAGGACCTGCTCCTGTCCCGGTCCCTGCAGTG ACGGCTCCGGGCGTGGACACGGCCGGCT CtgtcggggccggggccggggccttgGGGGCCCCCCCG AAGCCCCCATGGAGCGAGCGGCTGCCTCCCGACGGCCGTGTGTATTACTATGGCGTGGACAGTGAGCGTGGTCCATGGGATGTCCCTGGGGCCCGTCAGACCAAGGCCGAG CTGCTGGCCCAGGGCCCGTGGAGAGAGTTCCACTCGGACACAGGGCGCCCGTATTACTACAACACTCAGAGCCGGGAATCCCGCTGGGCCCGGCCCCCGGACCTGGACCAGCTGGAGG CTCTGATCCAACaagaggaggcagtggg GAAACAGCCAcagcctccagcccagcccgagcCGTCCCCCAacaccgcccccagccccaccgtgTCCCCCGAGCCTCCCGTGCACCCCGAGCCCGCCCAGCCGGacgcctgtgagcccccagaccAGGCAGAGCCACCGGATGATGGGGCCCAGCCGCCAGAGGAGGCCAGCAGCAG CGACAGCGGGCCGCGGGATGACGAGGAACCTCATCCGGAGCCGGAGCGGCCCGGAGCCAGCTGGAACTGTAAGGAAAAGGCCAAGCAAGCCTTCAAGGAGCTGCTGCGAGATAAG GGCGTGGGCTCCACTGCCTCATGGGAGCAGGCCATGAAGATGGTGGTGACTGATCCCCGCTACAG CGCCCTGCCAAAGCTGAGCGAGAAGAAGCAGACGTTCAACGCCTACAAGGCACAAcgcgagaaggaggagaaggaggaggcccggCTGAGGGCCAAGGAGGCCAAGGAAACCCTGCAGCGCTTCTTGGAGCGGCACAGCCGCATGACCTCGGGCACCCGCTACCG GCGGGCGGAGCAAACGTTCGGGGATCTGGAGGTCTGGGCCGTTGTGCCCGAGCGAGACCGCAAGGAGATCTACGATGATGTGCTCTTCTTCCTCGCCAAGAAGGAGAAG GAGCAGGCCAAGCAGCTCAGACGTCGAAACATCCAGGCCCTGAAGCGCATCCTGGACGGAATGAGCAGCGTCAGTTTCGACACCACGTGGGCTGAGGCACAGCAGCACCTCCTGGAAGACCCCCGCTTCACCCAGGACCGCGACCTGCAGA ACATGGACAAGGAGGATGCGCTGATCTGCTTCGAGGAGCACATCCGCctgctggagaaggaggaggaagaggagcgggaGCGTGTGCGTTTGAGAGAGCGGCGGCAGCAGCGCAAGAACCGCGAAGACTTCCAG ACCTTCCTGGACGAGCTGCATGAGACGGGGCAGCTGCACTCCATGTCCACCTGGATGGAGCTGTACCCAGCGGTCAGCACCGATGTCCGCTTTGCCAACATGCTGGGACAGCCGG GCTCCACCCCGCTGGACCTCTTCAAGTTTTACGTGGAGGACCTGAAGGCCCGATTCCACGATGAGAAGAAGATCATCAAGGACGTCCTGCGG GACCGGGGCTTCGGCGTGGAGGTCAGCACCACATTCGAGGACTTTGCCCACGTCATCAGCTTCGACAAGCGGGCGGCCACGCTGGACGCCGGAAACATCAAACTGACCTTCAACAGT ctGCTGGAGAAGGCAGAAacgcgggagcgggagcgggagaagGAGGCGGCGCGGCGGCTACGGCGACGGGAGGCGGCCTTCAGGGGCATGTTGAGGCAGGCGGCCCCTCCGCTGGAGCCCGGCACCAGCTGGGATCAG GTCCGCGAGCGCTTCGTGTGCGACTTCGCCTTCGAGCAGATCACGTTGGAGTCCGAGCGGATCCGCCTCTTCCGGGAGTTCCTGCAGGTGCTGGAG AGCGAGTGTCTGCCAATCCCCAAGGGTCGCAAGCACAGCCGAAAGGCCAAGAAACACCACCACAAGCGTCCTCCACACTCCCCTTct GGCTCTGAGTCCGAGGAGGACGAccttcccccgccgccccccaaacGGCGGAAGCGGAACCCCTCCGAGTCGGGCTCCGAGCCCTCGTCCTCCCCCGAGTCGGCTGAGAGCGGCGGGGCCGGCCCGGGGCCCCGGGGTCTCCCCTTCAGCCGCATCCCCCCGGGAGCAG ATCACAGTTCCCGAAAATCcaagaaacagaaaaagaaaagcaaGAAAAAGAGGCACAAGTCG AACAGCCCGGAGAGTGAGGCGGAGCGAGAGCCGGAGCAGGAGGAGCGAGAGCGGGAGGCCCGGCGGGGGGAGCCCCAGCCTCGGTCTCCAGCCCGCCGGGGGGTCAAGAAGGAGAAG ACAGGCTGGGACACGTCGGAGAGCGAGCTGAGCGAGGGGGAGCTGGAGCGGCGGCGCCGGACTCTCCTGCAGCAGCTGGATGACCAGCCgtga